ATACCTAACACCTCCATACCCTTCTTCATATGGATATGAGAAGGGTTAATTTGTTATTATAGGctaaacagacaaaacaaaagttaaatatGATTATCAAAAGAAGAGAAACTTTAGGGAATAATTCTCTCTAGGATGCTAATCTCTTATGTCATTATGTGTTAAACTATTCCCTTAAGGttgcagaaagaaacatttaaaataaattttataggaAGGCTACTTTCCAAAAGGAATGGACAGACAACACTAAGTCTTCTAACAGGTAAGATTATTTTCATCTTTGAGAGCTCAGAGAATTATCACtacaaattaattcaaaataatttaaaaatatatttttatatttctcataaCTATACAGTTCCCACATCCTCTGAAaatggaagagggaaaaaaataataacctaaatttttaaaatttactgttaatttaggaaataaatggaatgaaatattatCTCTGGAACAAAATGATCTTTtgaactcaacaaatattttatgagcACAAGCCATGTGAAAAGCCATCATTGTGTGGGGAGAGAAGAAGGCATTTCATGTCTCAAGTTTTGTTACAGTTTCTTGAAATGGCAGAGTAAATAAAAgctcactattttttttaaggcaagCCATTGGGGAAAGGTAAGTCTTCACAAAGAGCTGACAGGTACTAGAAGCTTAGAAGAAATTATGTCTGATAAATAATTAGAGAAAAGGTTAATAGAGAAAGTGACCTTGACAAAATTTCCAGAGAATGCCAGATTTTTCATATCCAAATGAcagatttgaagaaaatattgtcTATCACAGCATAGAATTTTTACTACTTGCTTGTTTTGAAAGTGATATCGTAAGAATACAATTTGAAATTGGTACACATCTGAAATTTAGTATGAAAAGTTAAATAATCCTCAGAAAATATTCAGAGTAAGCATGAAAACATGGAGGCTAAATGTTATACAGCGAAGGTGAAAGATAATGTGCTATATATGTGGTAGCGACATTGCTCAAAATATTTTGGGTAAGAAAATCTTCCTTGCTTTGCTCAATATTGTCCCTGCCCAACCTCTTTCCACATGTCATCTTATCTATCCATGCCCCACCAGAATGCTCCTGCTCTCTGTAGAGGATAATTTGGAAAGAGGGACATTTAGACGGTAATTTCATATCATTTGGGGCAACCAGAAACAGGAAGCATAAATAATGGATATTAAATTTGATGATGACTTTTGATTCTCTGGCCAGATTATTTTGAAGGGCATTCCTTGATTGGATAGCAGAAATCGTGAGACTCAGTTATATATAGGAAGAAACTCAAGGAGAGTAGATTATATCACACCTGAATTTAAGAATTTAGGGGATACAGCAGCTTGGGACAACCTGTTTTATTTACTGTAAGAATGGTAAATTATGCAGAGAAATGAGTGAGGATAGGAATTCTCTCAAATATAGAAGTCTAGTATAACTAATTTAGGGAGGGTTGAGTGGTTTAAGAGATTCCTTAAGGAAAACAATGCTTCTCACCATGGCCTCTGCAATACCATATAGAAGCATAGGAGGAGCCTCCTAACCTTGGATTCCACTCCCATCTGTCCACCGTTTCCtggttgcttttcttttaaatcttctCTGTTACCTCCAACATCAATACATTGTCTGTTTACCATTGTTTTAACCAGTGTAGCTAGCCATTCTAAAGTTGGCTAATCTTGTTTGAAGAGTTGGAGAGAGTGCAGTAGTTATTAGAACATGTGCTGTATTACTGGTCATGCTTTGTCTCCAGACCATTGTAACCCCCTTTTGTGTCTGATTCCTTTGAGAATTTGTTGAAAGGTGTTAGCACTCCTCTGCAAAGAAAATAGATGTAGAGTCATACACATAGACATGTACGAAGTGTGCATCAGTATCAGAAGGCTATGAAAAACATCAAGGCTCTCCTTGTATCTCTTAAGAGCCAAGGattcatataaagaaaaaaacccagagaaataggaacacttttacactgttggtgggactgtaaactagttcaaccattgtggaagtcagtgtggagattcctcagggatctagaactagaaataccatttgacctagccatcccattactgggtatatacccaaaggactataaatcatgctgctataaagacacatgcacatgtatgtttattgtggcattattcacaatagcaaagacttggaaccaacccaaatgtccaacaatgatagactggattaagaaaatgtggcacatatacaccatggaatactatgcagccataaaaaatgatgagttcatgttctttgtagggacatggatgaaattggaaatcatcattctcagtaaactatcacaagaacaaaaaaccaaacaccgcatattctcactcataggtgggaactgaacaatgagatcacatggacacaggaaggggaacatcacactctggagactgttgtgggatggggggagaggggagggatagcattgggagatatacctaatgctagatgacgagttagtgggtgcagcgcatcagcatggcacatgtatacatatgtaactaacctgcacaatgtgcacatgcaccctaaaacttaaagtataataataaaaaaagaaaagaaaagaaaaatttacccacataaaaaaaaaaaaccaacaaattaTTGAAGTGATCATTTTCATGGGAGTCAGAGTCCAATAGTCTTTCTTGCTCGTGTGATGCCATGCAGAGTACGTCTTCTACTCCAGGTCCTGTAGCTAATTCATTGAGTTATCTGAAATCGAtctcagccctttttttttttttttgctttttaattgagGAAGATATTTGTCAGTCTACTATTCATAATACATAGAAATCTCCAATAAGTAATATATGGACGTGTTTTGCCATCAGAATAGTACTGAAATAATTAGATGTTAATATTACATTTTTAGTGGGAGAGAGAATGTTCAATTACAAAACACTAAGTACTATTAGCAATAGCAAAACAATCgcacagaaagcaaaacaaaacaaaccactaAGCACCTACATTATACTAGACATTGGGTTTGGTACAGTGGAGAATAATATCCAGAGAACACATAGCTTTCCAGTATTCTTATTCTAGGATGGAAGCTAAGCATACACAATAGAGTTTAAGCAATTAAATGTAATAGCATAAGAAAAGAATAAGAGAATAATTGAAAAGCAGCAGAAAgaatttcctttatcacaaggcAATTTTTGAAGGCTGCTTAGATGAAGTTTCTTCACAGTTGTGTTTTGAAATTTTGCAATAGTTGAAGTAgctagaaatggaaaggaattccAGGGAAGAAGACAGATACCGATTATTGACTAAACTGTTGAGTAAATATTTGATGAGGACCTATAATTATTACCAAGTTAATTACATTACATATTTGTAATCCTTAATTTATCTAAAAAACTTTATGTccaaatatataatgtaaataatatagACTATCTAGAGAATGGATAGTCTACTGCGATTGCTGATATACAGACCAAAGATTGCACCCTTCAATGAGTGCTCAAAGTCATAAACTATTAGAGGTGAAAACTTCTTCTACATTATCAGGCCTCCAAAACCTACCACATTTTCAAGTACAAATATTTAATGATGGATCACCCttttaaatgaataaaggaaaaaatgagctTATTGTAATAATTAAAATACCAATTCAGTTTCCTTATAGTTTAAGATACTTTTCCAAGATTACAgagtccagagagagagagatatatacataaaatatataaaatatatattacagagtCCAAAGAGTCCAaagatctatatctatatctatatctatatctataccttTTTATCCTTAGCATGCCAAAGTGAATAACTTCATCCGACCCTTTCTTGGGAGTACTTTTTTATTTGGAGGAAGACAAGGGACATTTCAAATCTTttgaggagaagaaggagaggaaTCTAGAGAGAGGAAGAAGTATATACAAAGGGAATTTTGTGTCTGTATTGTCTATTCTGTTTTGGCCAACTTTTaactttcatcaatgttttgaaGGTATTGATTGAATTTTGGAGAAATACAATGGACTTCCAgactatatttaaataaattacattttggtTTATATTTCTACTTGCATATATGTACTGTCTAGTGTCATCTTGACAATACAAATCTAGAGAAACTTTGTTCTTGAATGAGAAGACTTGTGATAatatttgtttccatattttttaaaaaataaatcttcataGGGAAAAGTGACATTGCAAAGTTGAAGAAGCATTGACTTTTCCAGgacagaaaataaattgaatgaaGAAGGCAGTTAGTATCTATTCTCTCTTCTCTAAAACCATATCACCCTTTTTCTTCCAAATCTCTGCTCTATTCCAGGAATATATGGTTTTTGAATATCTGGATAATGAAAACTTTACTGGAGATTACAAACATGATCTGGTTCAATGATAACCCTTCAAACCACCCCAGTTATAAAGTGCTTTTCTGTTTCCATTATTCAAGTTTTTAGCCTGAATCATCAAAACAAACAATTGAGTAGTAATGCTGTATACCACcgtcattttatttaaatgtaaccTCAGGGACTCTGAGTGTAGTAGGGGTGCTTTCAATAAACCAGAGGAAGAAAATTTGAAAGGGGGATATTAAAGAGATAACCAATTTTCAAAGAAcattcatttatgtttattaGTATATGTCAGTACTAAATATTATAAGGATACATCAAGGTAGCAACAGATTATTTAGAGGCTATAAGtgttttctcttactttttataATCTGGAATATCTGGGAGAAATTTTGCAGAGAAGTGGAGCATACTAAGTATTCATAAAtaacatatatctatataaatatatataatgaatatataatgtataaactATGTATTAATAAGTGTGCTGGTGGTGGTGTAGGATTTCATATCATAAAACTCCAAGAGCAGTTAAATATATCTTAAATGTTGAGTGATACACAATGCAAAAAATGGGCctgtatatttattgaaaatgaaaaaaatgaagttaatattaaaatagatCCATACTTCTTACATTTACCttcatttaattgaaaaaattaatCAGAATGATGTCAAAGCTAACCAAGGCTTCTACCTGAAGAATGCTATAGCAAGGTATCATGTTCATAAGCATATCTGAGAATCATAATAACCCTGTGGTCATTAAAATTAGGAAACAATGTGTTGAAGTGACTTAttaagaaaccatcaacagaatGTATCcgataagaaatatttaattttgcatAAAATATTCCATAACATCACATAGCACATCGTAAATTAATTCCGGTATTTTTTACAGATAAAACTTTTCACACTTGCCCCTTCACCTCACTCACGAAAACCATGCAACTGAATAATAATGTGACTGAGTTCATTCTGCTTGAATTGACACAGGATCCTTTTTGGAAGAAaatagtatttgttatttttttgcttCTCTACTTGGGAACATTGTTGGGTAACTTGCTAATTATTATTACCGTCAAGATCAGCCAGGCACTTAAGAACCCAatgtatttcttcctcttctacttATCCTTATCTGATACTTGCCTCTCTACTTCCATAGCCCCTAGAATAATTGTGGATGCCCATTTGAAGACGACAACTATCTCCTTCAGTGAGTGCATGATCCAAGTCTTTTCAGCCCATTTCTTTGGCTACCTGGAGATCTTCACCCTTATCCTCATGGCTGTTGATCGCTATGTGGCCATCTGTAAGCCCTTGCACTACATGACCATCATGACCCACCAGGTCTGTGGTGTGTTGATGACTGTGGCCTGTGTGGGATCCTGTGTGCATTCTTTAGCTCAGATTTTTCTTGCCCTGAGTTTGCCTTTCTGTGGCCCCAATGTGATCAATCACTATTTCTGTGACTTGCAGCCCTTGTTGAAACTAGCCTGTTCAGATACCTATGTGGTTAACCTACTCCTGGTTTCCAACAGTGGGGCCATTTGTACAGTGGGATTTGTCATACTGATGTTCTCCTATGTCATCATCTTGCATTCTCTGAGAAACCACAGTgctgaagggagaaagaaagcccTTTCCACCTGTGTGTCCCACATCATTGTGGTCATCCTGTTCTTTGGACCttgcatatttatatacacacgcCCTGCAACCACATTCCCAATGGATAAAATGATAGCTGTATTTTATACACTTGGAACACCTTTGCTCAACCCTCTGATTTATACACTGAGGAATACAGAAGTGAAAAGTGCCATGAGGAAGCTTTGGAGCAAGAAACTGTTTGCAGAtggcaaaagataaatgaaggtTTCAAATCCTTCTTCATAGTTTGAAGTGACCTAGAAGAAATCGATAGAGAatattatctttttcttgttgatttaatGTAATGCTGTCTTGGTGCATGAGGGTTAGCTCCCTTGGGAAAAGAGACAGTGTGGACAAATAACACTGGTTAATGTTGAATGATTTTTATGTGGTGGAAAATACAGCTTGTGGTACAAACAGATATGTAAAGCTCATTGCCTTCACTGCTGTTCACTACTGTGTCTCTGGTGCTCCTGCCTGCTTAGCGTCACTTATAGTTTAGGTCTGAAGTTTGCCTGTTCCTCTGCGTGTTGACTTCTGGAATTCCTTGCTAATAGTTACCCATCTACATACCAGCAGTCCAATAGGTTTTCCCTCCTCTTAATGGTTTTCTTTATTAGACAGGTTGGATTCTTCATATGTCATGATCGACTTAGTTGTTCTTCCTGACTCAACAGGAAGTACCATATTTCAATAAGTGTAGAAGCTTCATGTTGTAAGAGGCAGTGTATATGACCTAGGTAATCTCCCTTTCAAGTCTTTGAGCTCTATGCTGAAATCATTCCATAAATTTACCTAGATTCTTCTAGAACCATGacagaacacagaaagaaaatttacCCTTCTGAGAGTTCTTGATCTTAAGAAGACTCTCACAGTTGGTGTTGTAGTcatataattattctttttgtaaaatgtttatattagagGGATATTATGACTATAAGATAGGTAGCTCAAATTAAGGCAGAGATATTATGTAGACTAGAAATAAAGAGTTCAACCAGTTGATTGTAGGAAATTTGAAAATGTCAACAGATTCAACAGGGTATCTGATAACCTAAAGGATTACTTTAAGAATTTGAAACATAAATAGtcatatcaaatatataaattattgtaATGAGGTTTCAATACAATGGAGAAGAGAGGGACTTGCACAGAGAAGGTGGAGATGCTTCAATGAGAAGTGTATTTCTGCAGTGGAAATCTCTATCACCTTTTGTCTCTTTTATTAACTTGTGTGTTCTGTGCTAAAAGCAAATGTGTTATGATGGAAAATTATGGTGTCTCAATCACAGCTCCTTTTCCTGagtaatttacatttaatttgattATAGAAATGTTGGCACTAGGTAAATGCATAGTTCTCTCTCTTCAtttacagagaataaaataaactcaCTTTTACATAACAAGTACAAAAATACTGAGTGACTGACCAAGAATACCAAAAAACCTTTTGGTGTTCACAGTCATCTCTGTGAGGAGTTGGGATGTTGTATTTGGTATTCAGTATATGGGTTGAACAGTTGAACACTGAACTGATGCCTGTTATATGGTGTGGAGTCCCCATTTGCCTAACATACATTATTCTTAGACCCAAGGGGTGAAAGTGAAGTGTTTACCATTGTCAGCATTCCCAGGAACTCACTTTTAGATCCTTAATTTCACCAGGATATATGTCCTGGTTTCTGGAGAGGAAAACACATTTGCCAGGAAAGCAGTAGAAACCCAGTAAGAAGCACAAAATAGAGCTCCTTATACAAGTAAATCAGCAGGTAAAAAAGAGTTACTATTCTGGCTGGGAACATGGTTCTCTTTGTTGGGAGTAGCTAGAGCTATTAGTATAGATTAGGACAGAGATGACTGTTTCCAGAACACAGAGAATGTAGTGGAGTCTCTCTTAGCACTTGCACACCCAAGGATAACTGTAACTGGACAATTGCTGCAATTATAGCTCCACAGTAACAAGGTAACTAGGGAGCAGATTCTTGTAGACAAAGTTTTCAATCACCTCACAACACGAACAAGACAAATTAACTGAAGTGATGGATAAGGGTGAGTTAAATATAGAATGGGTGGTGGAAAAGAGGGAGGTTTTATATCAGCTATGGTTCTGGGAATTGCTGGAGAAATAAGGAATATATCTTAGTTCTATGTCCTTCTTCAGGTCTAGTTTACAAAACATGACTGGTCATAATCTTAAGGGCATTTTCAGTTACCACCTCCCAGATTCTGGCCACATGCTCAGTTGAGAACACTGGCTGCTACCATGCTCATCTCATCTTCTCACACTGCCAGCTGCTTTGGTGTTCCCTTGGAGAGGACTGTATTCTGATATGGTCTCCAGGATGTCTGCTGTGGTGAGCACACTTATGTCCAATCCGACTAGACCCTGGGGTTTCATTTGCAAGTGCTGCTATGGAAAGATAGTCAGggtacatttttttcataaaggaGAAAGTTATGAGACAATGTTTATACTCTTTATTTCTGTGAATATAAATACAGcattaattagaaaatatatgtaaatacaggTGTAAGATTTTTTCAGTAGAATGAATTATAAAAAACTGTTAATGAATACCTTTTTAGGAGAGGATTGGAAAGAGATGATCagattgtttttcagtttttccattaTTGAAACGTTTGAATTATCAAAACTTATGCATGTGCTCCTTTATATTTTCATGCAGACAGGTCATCCAGATGGTTATGTTATATaccttttagttttcttcttttcatgcCATTGTATTATAAAAGTATACTTTCAAAATTGGGATTTCTGTTAAAAGTGGCAAATTATCCATAAAAATGTATGTCTTCTGCCATCTGATGGTTACTAACataatagtaaaattaaaaatctatggGTTAATAAAAAATGATGCAAAGAACCACATAGAAAATACCAGTTGGTAAAAGATTTTTACACATATTTTGAAACACGGAGAAGGGTGTTATTAGATA
This genomic window from Pan troglodytes isolate AG18354 chromosome 9, NHGRI_mPanTro3-v2.0_pri, whole genome shotgun sequence contains:
- the LOC466534 gene encoding olfactory receptor 4C16-like; the encoded protein is MQLNNNVTEFILLELTQDPFWKKIVFVIFLLLYLGTLLGNLLIIITVKISQALKNPMYFFLFYLSLSDTCLSTSIAPRIIVDAHLKTTTISFSECMIQVFSAHFFGYLEIFTLILMAVDRYVAICKPLHYMTIMTHQVCGVLMTVACVGSCVHSLAQIFLALSLPFCGPNVINHYFCDLQPLLKLACSDTYVVNLLLVSNSGAICTVGFVILMFSYVIILHSLRNHSAEGRKKALSTCVSHIIVVILFFGPCIFIYTRPATTFPMDKMIAVFYTLGTPLLNPLIYTLRNTEVKSAMRKLWSKKLFADGKR